The window GTGGCCCTGCAGCGCAGCAGATAGGCGTTGTTGTTCATCGGGCCGACCGCGATCTTGGTGATCATCAGGTCCTTGAGCTCGTGCACGTCGGCGGGCCCGCCGACCGTCACCTCTCCGCTGTACGTCATGTCCGCCAGCCTATAGCGGGGGAGCGGCCCGGGTCCTAGAGCGGGGGCAGCGCCGGAAGCGGGCCGCCGGCCGTCTCCAGCGCGGATCCGGCTCGGCGTCCGGCGAGCCAGCCCAGCAGATCGGCCGGGGGACCGGTGACGGTCACCTCGGGTCCGTCGCCGGCCTCCCGTCCCGTGCTCCACGCGCGCGTGCCGTCCGTGACGCGTGTGGGCGGTACGTCGGGATGCCCGGCGAACCGGTCGGCCAGGAAAACGATCTCCCGCTCGGTGAACTCCGCCGGCAGATCCTCCAGCTCGTACCCGATCCCCAGGTCCACGTGGTGCAGCTCCACCTCCACCCAGCGCCGGAACGGCACCCGGGACGCGGAGTCCGTGACCCCGCCCCGCAGCTCCACCGTGCGCGACCAGTCCGCCGGAGCGGCCCCGGTCCCCTGGAAGCGGGCCGCGCTCTCGCGCAGGTCGGCGAGCTGGACGTCGAGGGCGCGCGGGGCGTCCCGCTCGATGTCGGCGTCCCGGGCCTCGCCGGAGACGTACATGGGACGCCCCTCGAGGACGTTCACGAGGGCGTCCGCGTTGCGGGCGAGGTGGGCGATGACATGGCCACGGGTCCAGCCGGGAAGCCGTGACGGCTGCGTCACAGACGCGTTGTCCAGTTTGCCGACTGCGATGAGCAGCCGTTCCGTGGCGTCCTGTACAGATGCCAGGTCATGACCGTGATCAATCATGGTGCTGACCCTAGCCCCGCCACACCTTCGGGTGAAGGTGGTGAACGAGTGCCGTAAATCGAATGCACGTGCTATAGGGTCGGACGTGATGTCGGGCATGCTGGAGAGCCGGGGTTTGTTGGCAACCCGTGAATCCGACCGGCGTTGTCAGTGGCTCCCCCTAGTCTGAGAAAAGACGGGGGCCCCGCCCCTGTCACTTCTCTCAAGAAAGGTGCGGACCGGCGTGGCCGACCGTCTCATCGTTCGTGGAGCGCGCGAGCACAACCTCAAGAACGTCTCGCTCGACCTCCCGCGCGACTCGCTCATCGTCTTCACGGGCCTGTCGGGGTCGGGCAAGTCCTCGCTGGCCTTCGACACCATCTTCGCCGAGGGGCAGCGGCGCTACGTGGAGTCGCTCTCCTCCTACGCCCGGCAGTTCCTCGGCCAGATGGACAAGCCGGACGTCGACTTCATCGAGGGCCTCTCCCCGGCGGTCTCCATCGACCAGAAGTCGACCTCGCGCAACCCGCGCTCCACGGTCGGCACCATCACCGAGGTCTACGACTACTTGCGGCTGCTCTTCGCGCGCATCGGTAAGCCGCACTGCCCCGAGTGCAGCCGCCCGATCTCCCGCCAGTCGCCGCAGGCCATCGTCGACAAGGTCCTGGAGCTGCCCGACGGCAGCCGCTTCCAGGTGCTGTCGCCGCTGGTGCGCGAGCGCAAGGGCGAATTCGTCGATCTCTTCGCCGAGCTCCAGACCAAGGGCTACTCCCGCGCCCGCGTGGACGGCGAGACGATCCAGCTGTCGAACCCGCCCACGCTGAAGAAGCAGGAGAAGCACACCATCGAGGTGGTCGTCGACCGCCTCACGGTCAAGGAGGGCGCCAAGCGCCGCCTCACCGACTCCGTGGAGACCGCGCTCGGCCTGTCCGGCGGCATGGTCGTGCTCGACTTCGTCGACCTCCCCGAGGACGACCCCGAGCGCGAGCGCATGTACTCGGAGCACCTGTACTGCCCGTACGACGACCTGTCCTTCGAGGAGCTGGAGCCCCGCTCCTTCTCCTTCAACTCGCCCTTCGGCGCCTGCCCGGACTGCTCCGGCATCGGCACGCGCATGGAGGTCGACGCGGAGCTGATCGTCCCGGACGAGGACAAGAGCCTCGACGAGGGCGCCATCCACCCCTGGTCGCACGGCCACACCAAGGACTACTTCGGCCGCCTCATCGGCGCCCTGGCCGACGCGCTGGGCTTCCGGACGGACATCCCCTTCGCGGGCCTGCCGCAGCGCGCCAAGAAGGCCCTGCTCCACGGCCACAAGACCCAGGTCGAGGTCCGCTACCGCAACCGCTACGGGCGCGAGCGCCGGTACACCACGGCCTTCGAGGGCGCCATCCCCTTCGTCAAGCGCCGGCACAGCGAGGCCGAGAGCGACTCCAGCCGTGAGCGCTTCGAGGGCTATATGCGCGAGGTGCCCTGCCCCACCTGTGAGGGCACGCGCCTGAAGCCGATCGTCCTCGCGGTCACGGTCATGGACAAGTCCATCGCCGAGGTCTCCGCGATGTCGATCAGCGACTGCGCGGACTTCCTGGGCGAGCTCAAGCTCACCGCCCGCGACAAGAAGATCGCCGAGCGCGTGCTGAAGGAGGTCAACGAACGGCTGCGGTTCCTGGTCGACGTCGGCCTGGACTACCTCTCGCTGAACCGCGCGGCCGGCACCCTCTCCGGCGGCGAGGCCCAGCGCATCCGCCTGGCCACCCAGATCGGCTCCGGCCTCGTCGGCGTCCTGTACGTCCTCGACGAACCGTCCATCGGTCTGCACCAGCGCGACAACCACCGCCTGATCGAGACCCTGGTCCGGCTGCGCGACATGGGCAACACGCTCATCGTCGTCGAGCACGACGAGGACACCATCAAGACCGCCGACTGGATCGTCGACATCGGCCCCGGCGCCGGTGAGCACGGCGGCAAGGTCGTCCACAGCGGCTCCCTGAAGGAACTGCTCGCCAACGCCGAGTCCCAGACCGGCCTGTATCTGTCGGGCAAGAAGGCCATCCCGCTGCCGGACATCCGGCGTCCGCTGGACCCGTCCCGGCAGCTCACGGTGCACGGCGCCCGGGAGAACAACCTCCAGGACATCGACGTGTCCTTCCCTCTGGGTGTGCTCACCGCCGTCACCGGCGTGTCCGGCTCCGGCAAGTCGACGCTGGTCAACGACATCCTGTACACACACCTGGCCCGTGAGCTGAACGGCGCGAAGAGCGTCCCCGGGCGGCACACGCGCGTGGACGGCGACGACCTCGTCGACAAGGTCGTCCACGTCGACCAGTCGCCCATCGGCCGCACCCCGCGCTCCAACCCGGCCACGTACACCGGCGTCTTCGACCACATCCGCAAGCTGTTCGCCGAGACCACCGAGGCGAAGGTCCGCGGCTACCTGCCCGGCCGCTTCTCCTTCAACGTCAAGGGCGGCCGCTGCGAGAACTGCTCGGGCGACGGCACCATCAAGATCGAGATGAACTTCCTCCCGGACGTGTACGTCCCGTGCGAGGTCTGCCACGGCGCCCGGTACAACCGGGAGACCCTGGAGGTCCACTACAAGGGCAAGTCCATCGCCGACGTCCTGAACATGCCGATCGAGGAGGCCACGGAGTTCTTCGAGGCGGTCCCCTCGATCGCCCGCCACATGAAGACCCTGAAGGACGTCGGCCTCGGCTACGTCCGGCTCGGCCAGTCCGCGACCACCCTGTCCGGCGGTGAGGCCCAGCGCGTCAAGCTCGCCAGCGAGCTCCAGCGCCGCTCCACCGGCCGCACGGTCTACGTCCTGGACGAGCCGACCACCGGTCTGCACTTCGAGGACATCAGCAAGCTGCTGACGGTCCTGTCCGGGCTGGTCGACAAGGGCAACACGGTCATCGTCATCGAGCACAACCTCGACGTGATCAAGACCGCCGACTGGATCGTCGACATGGGCCCCGAGGGCGGAGCGGGCGGCGGCCTGGTCGTCGCCGAGGGCACGCCCGAGCAGGTCGCCGGCATCCCGACCAGCCACACCGGCAAGTTCCTCCGGGAGGTCCTCGGCGCCGACCGCATCAGCGACGCCTCCTCGGTGAAGGCACCGCGCAAGGCGGCGGCGAAGAAGACGGCGGCGAAGAAGACGGTCCCGGCGCAGGCCAGGGCGAAGAAGACCGCGACCAAGGCCGCCGCGAAGAAGACGACGCGGACCAGCAAGAGCTGAGGACAGAGCTCAGGACCGCGCCGAGGCGCTGTGCGCCCACGGGATCATCGGTGACGATCTCCCGTGGGGCACAGCGCCTCGGCTGTCCTGAAGTCGTTCAGTCGTTCAGTCGTTCTTCGGCTCCACGAACTGCATATCGAGCTGGATCTTCACCACTTCCCCGAGCAGCCCCGGAGCGAAGTCGAGCCCGAACTCACTGCGCCGGATCTCCCCCGTCGCCTCGAACCCGGCATGCCGGCTGCCGTCCATGGGCACCTCGACCAGCCCGCCGAACTCCACGTCGAGCGTCACCGGCCGGGTCACCCCGCCGATCGTCAGCTCACCCTCCATCGTCCAGTCCTCGCCCTCACCCGACACCCGCGTCGAGCGGTACGTCATCGTCGGGCGCTTCGCGACATCGAGCAGGTCGGAGGCGCGTACATGGGCGTCCCGGTCGGCGTTGCCGGTGTTGATCGAGGCCAGGTCGACGGTCGCGGAGACCCGCACGTCCTCGATCCGTTCCCCGATAAACAGTTCGGCCTCCAACCGCTCGAAACGCCCTTGCACCTTGGCGATGCCCAGGTGACGGATGGTGAAGTTCACGGAGGAGTGGAACGGGTCCAGAGCCCAGGTCCCCGGAGCCAGCGGCAGGGCGGTGGCGGCAGCGGCGTCAGCGATGTCGTTCGTCATGTGCTCCACCCTGAGGGCCGGGCGGCCGGGGAGGGAGACCGTCCGGAGCCTGGTAGTGGCAGGGCCACGATCCGCGCCCGCGCGCGCTGTACGTTCGGCGGGTGAGCGACAACGAGTTGGGCACCTTCCTGCGCACCTGGCGTGAAGCCGTCAGCCCCGCCGAGGTGGGGCTGCCCACGGGGCAGCGGCGCCGCACCCCGGGCCTGCGGCGCGCCGAACTGGCCACGCTCGCCGGCGTCAGCGTCGAATATCTCACCCGGCTGGAACAGGGCCGCGACCGCAACCCCTCCGCCCAGGTGCTCGGCGCCCTCGCCGACGCCCTGCACCTGTCCCTCAACGACCGGATGCTGCTGCGCCGCCTGACCAAGGAGGCGGACGGCGGCGATCCGCTGGTCTGCGCGGCGGCCCCCTCGCTCGGCCGCACGGCGCGCCCCACCGTCCGGTCCGTGCTCGACCGCCTGGAGCCGACCCCGGCGCTGGTGGTCAATTGGATCGGCGACATCCTCGCCCACACCGCGGGCTACGAGCGGCTGGCCGGCTCCCTGGGCCTGCTCGACGACGAGCGGCCCAACCTGCTCCGGTACCTGTTCACCGACGAGCGGGCACGTGACGCCTACCGCGACTGGGACCGGGTGGCCGACGACCTCGTCGCCCGGCTCCGGCACGGGGCCCCGCTCCGGGACCCTTACGTCGCCGAGCTGGCCGACGAGCTGACGGTGACGGCGGGGGCGGACTTCGCCGACCGGTTCGCCGACCTGGCCCTGGCACCGCGGCGGACGGGATCCCAGCACATCGAGCACCCGGAGGCCGGATCGCTGCGGTTGCTGCACGAGACGCTCGTGCTGCCCGACGAAGGCCAGCGCCTCATCGTCCACCTGCCCGCCGACGACGCCACGGCCGCGGCCCTGGACCGCCTCGACGGCCGCCGCCCGGGCGCGCTGCGGGCCGTGGGAGAGGCCGGCTGAGCGGACTCAGCCGTCCAGCTCGTGCGCGTACGGCGGTTCCGCCCCGGCCCGTGAGCAGGTGAGAGCCGCGGCGCGGGCCGCGAAGCCCAGCAGTTCCGTCCAGCCGTCGGCCCCCAGCGCGGACAGCGCCCGCTCGCTCAGGGCGTCACGTACCGCGAGCCCGTGCAGCAGCGCCGCGTTGACCGTGTCGCCCGCGCCGATGGTGTCCACGACCTCCACCCGCTCGCCCGGCACCGCGAACTCGTCCCCGTCGGCGGTGAAGACAGTCAACCCGTCGCCGCCCCGGGTGATCACGACCGCTGCCGGGCCGGCCGCCAGCCACTCCTGGGGCGTGCCGCCGAGCCACTCGGCGTCCTCGGCGGACAGCTTCAGCAGCGACACCGACGGCAGCCAGCTCTTGAACCGCGCCCGGTAGGCGTCCGCGTCCGGGATCAGCCCGGCCCTGATGTTCGGGTCCAGCGCGGTGAACACGCCCTGCGCGGCCGCCGAACGCATCAGCTCCTCGTACGCGCTCGCCCCCGGCTCCAGCACCAGCGAGCAGGTGCCGAAGGAGACCGCACGAGTGCCCGGCGGCAGCGCGGAGGGCGCCGCGAACAGCCGGTCCGCCGTCCCGTCCACGTAGAAGGAGTACGCCGCCGAGCCGGCCGCGTCGACCGTGGCGACGGCGAGGGTCGTCGGCTCGGCGCCGCGCTGCACCGACGACACGTCGACCCCGGTCTCGCGCAACCGGTCCAGCAGCGCCTCCCCGAAGGCGTCGCACGACACCCGGGAGCAGAAGGCGGCGGGGGAGCCGAGGCGGCCCAGCGCCACGGCCGTGTTGTACGGGCCGCCGCCGAGCGCCGGCTGCAGCGCCGCCAGGGCACCCGCGCCCCGCGGTACCAGGTCGATCAGTGCCTCACCGGCGACGACGATCATGCGACGGTTCCTTTCTCGGGCTGTGCGGACCGCTCGAGCCGCGGCTGCCCGGACTCCTCGGGGCAGCCGCACGAGGTGCGATGGACGAAGGCGGAAGGGAGGCGCACCGTCCGCGCCGGCCGGTCCGGCTCGGCGAGACGCTCCAGGAGCACGCGTACGGCCCGGGCGCCGATGTCCTTGCTGGGCTGCGCGATCGCGGTGAGCCGGGGCGAGAACAGATCCGCCCAGGCGAAGTCGTCGAAACAGCACAGCGCGATGTCATCCGGCACGGACAGGCCGCGGGCGCGCAGGGCACGCAGCGCCCCGATGGTCATGGCGTTGTTGCCGGTGACGAGCGCGGTGGGCGGCACGCCCAGGGACAGCAGGTCCGCGGTGGCCCGTTCGCCACCGGCCGCCTCCGAGTCACCGTGCACCAGGAGCCGTTCGTCGTACGACAGCCCCGCGAAGGCGAGACCGGTCCGGTAGCCGGTGATCCGCTCTGTCGTGGTGCTGAGCCCGGGCCGCCCGGCCACCAGCCCGATCCGCCGGTGGCCGAGGCCCGCGAGATGGGTGACCAGCCTGGACGTCGGTTCGGCGTTGTCGGCGCACACCTGGTCGAAACGCGGACCGCCCTCCGCCGCGGGGGCCTCCACCAGCCGGTCGAGGAACACCGCCGGTACGTCGTGCCGCTCCAGGTACGCGAGCAGCCCGCGCGGAGCCGCCGAGGGCGCGACGATCATGCCGTCCACCCGGCGCTCGTGCAGCAGCCGGACGACCTTGCGCTCATGCTCCGGGTCGTCGTGCGGGTCGGCGATCAGCAGGCTGTAGCCGTGCTCCAGGGCACAGGCCTCGACGCCCTGGAGGATCTCCGTGAAGTACGGGTTGCTGATCGCCGACACCGCCAGCCCGATGGAACGGGTCCGGGACGTCACCAGGGAGCGGGCCAGCGTGTTCGTGGTGTAGCCGAGCTCCTCCACGGCGTCCAGGACCGCCTGGCGGGTGTGCGGCAGCACCGGCCGCGTGCCGTTCAGGACGTGCGAGACGGTCGCCACGGAGACACCGGCGCTCCGCGCGACGTCGGCCATGGTCGCCATGCCGTTCCCTCCTCCGCGTGCCGGTGGCCCGGCGGGGAACGTATCGCATCCGACGGCGCACGTAAACGCTTGCGCAAACGTTTACGTCCGATCAGGCCCGGGTCCCCCGACCCGACTGACTACTCCCAGTCCCAGCCGATCCCCAGAAACCCGGCCCGCACCCGCGGCTCCACCACGTGCACCGACCGGTGCCGGCCGCTCAGCGGCAGCTCCTGGCACCCGTTGCGCGGAGCCGCCGCCGAGTGCTGCGCGAACCGGTGGCAGCGCACCGGGAGGGCCGCCGCGTCGAAGCACACCTGGAGCGCGTACTGGCCGCCGGGGACGTCGAAACCGCGGACGTACTCGCGCGCCTCGTCCGCCGTCCCGTCCTCGACGCCGTAGCGGAAGAGGAACGTGTCCCCGGCCCGCAGCCGGGTGTCGAAGAGCAGCTCGGCGGCGAGCATGCCGGTGTCGCGGTGCCAACGGACCCGGCCCGTACGGCAGTTCTCCAGGGCATGCACCCGCATGTGCTCCGGCGAGGCGCCCCGGTCGCCGTGGTGGACGGCGACGAAGCGGTCGACTCCGTCCCGGTGGGCGCGCACGATGTGGTGAGACTCGCGCTCGGCCAGCTCGCGCCGCGCCCCGATCCGCAGCCGCTCGTGGTGCCCGAGGGTGTGCAGGCCCCCGTCCGGCGGGCAGTCCAGCTCGGCCAGCAACTGGTCCAGGGCCCCGGAGGCCTCCACCAGGGAGCGATAGGACCGGGCCGCTGACCGCTGCCCGGACGCGCCGGCCTCGGACTCGGCGAGCAGCCGGATCAGCGACTCCTCGGGAAGCTCGAGGATCTCCTCCAGCGCGCGGACGGCGCGCAGCGACTCGGGGCGCTGCGGACGCCGTGCCCCCTGCTGCCAGTAACTCAGGCTGGTGACACCGACCTTCACGCCGTGGCGGGACAGATGGTGCTGCACGCGCTGCAGCGGCAGCCCGCGGGCCGCGATCGCCGCACGCAGGGCGACGTGGAAGGGGCCGCCTCGCAGGGCCGAGTCCAGGTCCGCGCTGGCGACGTCCGCGTGCTGTGTGGCGTGCGGCATGCAGGGGCCTCTCTGTGAGTCGGCAACGGCTGCCCCGAGTTCCACCGCATTGAAGCGTGTTGACCTGGTCCCGACAACACCTGATGCCGGACAGTGATGTACGCCCGGCCGGACACACGAACGCCCGGGGCGGCGTACACCCCGGGCGCTCGCGGCAGACGGCGAGTGTCTAGGAGCGGTCGCGTCCGCCCTGCTCCTCGAGAGCGAGACGCTTGGCCCGCACTATGTCGGGGTCGCGCGGGTCCAGGGCGTCGCGCAGCGCGAACGCCTCGTCCGCGTACCGGCGGGAACGGACCGTCCGCCGGGTCTTCTCGATCCGCATCTGCTTCATCTGCGCAGCCCTCCGACCCGTGGCCCGCCCGCTCCGCTTGGAAGCGGCCGGTCCGCACTGACAACCTGTGCCTGCACCGACACGGCCCTCGTCCGCCGGACGCCGCCGTGTCCCCGTGGGAAGCCTGCATTCCCGCTACCGGGCTGCCGTAATCCCCGCGGCGGGACATGCCGTTGGAAACTGCCACCCGCCAAGCCCGCGATCGTGCCCCGCGCTCCCGTCGGACTGTCGGTGCTCGCCAGTAGGGTGTGAGACATGGCCGACCCCTCCAGCTACCGCCCCAAACCGGGTGAGATCCCCGATACGCCGGGGGTCTACAGGTTCCGCGACGAGCACCGCCGGGTGATCTACGTCGGAAAGGCGAAAAGCCTGCGCCAGCGCCTGGCGAACTACTTCCAGGACGTGGCCGGAATGCACCCGCGCACCCGGACCATGGTCACCACGGCCGCGTCCGTGGAGTGGACGGTGGTGTCCACGGAGGTCGAGGCGCTCCAGCTGGAGTACTCCTGGATCAAGGAGTACGACCCCCGGTTCAACGTCAAGTACCGCGACGACAAGAGCTACCCGTACCTCGCGGTGACGATGAACGAGGAGTACCCGCGCGTGCAGGTGATGCGCGGTCACAAGAAGAAGGGCGTCCGCTACTTCGGGCCGTACGGGCACGCGTGGGCGATCCGCGACACCGTCGACCTGCTGCTGCGCGTCTTCCCCGTGCGCACCTGCTCGGCCGGTGTCTTCAAGAACGCCGCCCGCACCGGCCGCCCCTGCCTCCTCGGCTACATCGGCAAGTGCTCGGCCCCCTGCGTGGACCGCGTCTCCGCCGAGGAGCACCGCGAACTGGCCGACGAGTTCTGCGACTTCATGACCGGCCGGACGAACACCTATATCCGCCGGCTCGAGAAGCAGATGGTGGAAGCGGCCGACGAGATGGAGTACGAGCGGGCGGCCCGGCTGCGCGACGACATCGAGGCCCTGAAGAAGGCCATGGAGAAGAACGCGGTCGTGCTCGCCGACGCGACCGACGCCGACCTGATCGCGGTCGCCGAGGACGAGCTGGAGGCGGCCGTCCAGATCTTCCACGTACGCGGCGGACGCGTGCGCGGCCAGCGCGGCTGGGTCACCGACAAGGTGGAGGAGATCACCACCGGCGCCCTCGTGGAGCACGCCCTGCAGCAGCTCTACGGCGAGGAGACCGGCGACGCCGTCCCCAAGGAGGTCCTGGTCCCGGCCCTGCCCGACCCCGTGGAGCCCGTCCAGGAGTGGCTCAC of the Streptomyces koelreuteriae genome contains:
- a CDS encoding helix-turn-helix domain-containing protein; translated protein: MSDNELGTFLRTWREAVSPAEVGLPTGQRRRTPGLRRAELATLAGVSVEYLTRLEQGRDRNPSAQVLGALADALHLSLNDRMLLRRLTKEADGGDPLVCAAAPSLGRTARPTVRSVLDRLEPTPALVVNWIGDILAHTAGYERLAGSLGLLDDERPNLLRYLFTDERARDAYRDWDRVADDLVARLRHGAPLRDPYVAELADELTVTAGADFADRFADLALAPRRTGSQHIEHPEAGSLRLLHETLVLPDEGQRLIVHLPADDATAAALDRLDGRRPGALRAVGEAG
- the uvrA gene encoding excinuclease ABC subunit UvrA, which gives rise to MADRLIVRGAREHNLKNVSLDLPRDSLIVFTGLSGSGKSSLAFDTIFAEGQRRYVESLSSYARQFLGQMDKPDVDFIEGLSPAVSIDQKSTSRNPRSTVGTITEVYDYLRLLFARIGKPHCPECSRPISRQSPQAIVDKVLELPDGSRFQVLSPLVRERKGEFVDLFAELQTKGYSRARVDGETIQLSNPPTLKKQEKHTIEVVVDRLTVKEGAKRRLTDSVETALGLSGGMVVLDFVDLPEDDPERERMYSEHLYCPYDDLSFEELEPRSFSFNSPFGACPDCSGIGTRMEVDAELIVPDEDKSLDEGAIHPWSHGHTKDYFGRLIGALADALGFRTDIPFAGLPQRAKKALLHGHKTQVEVRYRNRYGRERRYTTAFEGAIPFVKRRHSEAESDSSRERFEGYMREVPCPTCEGTRLKPIVLAVTVMDKSIAEVSAMSISDCADFLGELKLTARDKKIAERVLKEVNERLRFLVDVGLDYLSLNRAAGTLSGGEAQRIRLATQIGSGLVGVLYVLDEPSIGLHQRDNHRLIETLVRLRDMGNTLIVVEHDEDTIKTADWIVDIGPGAGEHGGKVVHSGSLKELLANAESQTGLYLSGKKAIPLPDIRRPLDPSRQLTVHGARENNLQDIDVSFPLGVLTAVTGVSGSGKSTLVNDILYTHLARELNGAKSVPGRHTRVDGDDLVDKVVHVDQSPIGRTPRSNPATYTGVFDHIRKLFAETTEAKVRGYLPGRFSFNVKGGRCENCSGDGTIKIEMNFLPDVYVPCEVCHGARYNRETLEVHYKGKSIADVLNMPIEEATEFFEAVPSIARHMKTLKDVGLGYVRLGQSATTLSGGEAQRVKLASELQRRSTGRTVYVLDEPTTGLHFEDISKLLTVLSGLVDKGNTVIVIEHNLDVIKTADWIVDMGPEGGAGGGLVVAEGTPEQVAGIPTSHTGKFLREVLGADRISDASSVKAPRKAAAKKTAAKKTVPAQARAKKTATKAAAKKTTRTSKS
- a CDS encoding YceI family protein, producing MTNDIADAAAATALPLAPGTWALDPFHSSVNFTIRHLGIAKVQGRFERLEAELFIGERIEDVRVSATVDLASINTGNADRDAHVRASDLLDVAKRPTMTYRSTRVSGEGEDWTMEGELTIGGVTRPVTLDVEFGGLVEVPMDGSRHAGFEATGEIRRSEFGLDFAPGLLGEVVKIQLDMQFVEPKND
- a CDS encoding maleylpyruvate isomerase family mycothiol-dependent enzyme, with the translated sequence MIDHGHDLASVQDATERLLIAVGKLDNASVTQPSRLPGWTRGHVIAHLARNADALVNVLEGRPMYVSGEARDADIERDAPRALDVQLADLRESAARFQGTGAAPADWSRTVELRGGVTDSASRVPFRRWVEVELHHVDLGIGYELEDLPAEFTEREIVFLADRFAGHPDVPPTRVTDGTRAWSTGREAGDGPEVTVTGPPADLLGWLAGRRAGSALETAGGPLPALPPL
- a CDS encoding carbohydrate kinase family protein gives rise to the protein MIVVAGEALIDLVPRGAGALAALQPALGGGPYNTAVALGRLGSPAAFCSRVSCDAFGEALLDRLRETGVDVSSVQRGAEPTTLAVATVDAAGSAAYSFYVDGTADRLFAAPSALPPGTRAVSFGTCSLVLEPGASAYEELMRSAAAQGVFTALDPNIRAGLIPDADAYRARFKSWLPSVSLLKLSAEDAEWLGGTPQEWLAAGPAAVVITRGGDGLTVFTADGDEFAVPGERVEVVDTIGAGDTVNAALLHGLAVRDALSERALSALGADGWTELLGFAARAAALTCSRAGAEPPYAHELDG
- a CDS encoding LacI family DNA-binding transcriptional regulator; amino-acid sequence: MATMADVARSAGVSVATVSHVLNGTRPVLPHTRQAVLDAVEELGYTTNTLARSLVTSRTRSIGLAVSAISNPYFTEILQGVEACALEHGYSLLIADPHDDPEHERKVVRLLHERRVDGMIVAPSAAPRGLLAYLERHDVPAVFLDRLVEAPAAEGGPRFDQVCADNAEPTSRLVTHLAGLGHRRIGLVAGRPGLSTTTERITGYRTGLAFAGLSYDERLLVHGDSEAAGGERATADLLSLGVPPTALVTGNNAMTIGALRALRARGLSVPDDIALCCFDDFAWADLFSPRLTAIAQPSKDIGARAVRVLLERLAEPDRPARTVRLPSAFVHRTSCGCPEESGQPRLERSAQPEKGTVA